One Osmerus mordax isolate fOsmMor3 chromosome 16, fOsmMor3.pri, whole genome shotgun sequence genomic window carries:
- the LOC136958881 gene encoding leptin receptor gene-related protein, with protein sequence MAGIKALVGLSFSGAIGLTFLLLGCALEEYGVYWPLFVLFFYVLSPIPTFIARRMTDDSDAASNACRELAYFFTTGIVVSAFGMPLVLARKEVIKLGACGLVMAGNGVIFSTILGFFLVFGRGDDFSWEQW encoded by the exons ATGGCGGGTATTAAAG CTCTGGTTGGGTTGTCCTTCAGTGGTGCCATTGGTTTGACGTTTCTGCTACTCGGCTGTGCATTGGAGGAGTACGG GGTGTACTGGCCTCTATTTGTCCTGTTCTTCTACGTGCTGTCTCCCATCCCCACCTTCATAGCCAGAAGAATGACAGATGACTCGGATGCTGCCAGCAATGCGTGCAGAGAGCTGGCATACTTCTTTACCACTGGGATTGTGGTCTCTGCATTTGGGATGCCTCTTGTACTGGCCCGAAAAGAAGTA ATCAAGTTGGGGGCGTGTGGTCTGGTGATGGCTGGCAATGGGGTTATCTTTTCCACCATCCTTGGCTTCTTCCTAGTGTTTGGAAGAGGAGATGACTTCAGCTGGGAGCAGTGGTAG